One segment of Pangasianodon hypophthalmus isolate fPanHyp1 chromosome 10, fPanHyp1.pri, whole genome shotgun sequence DNA contains the following:
- the pomca gene encoding proopiomelanocortin a, translating into MVKEARMGCPVWMLALAMLCASGSEVRAQCWENIGCRDLSSDRNILECIKLCRSELTEESPIYPGDGHLQPLLLMPNEIPAATLSTPQEDEAPESGPQHEDKRSYSMEHFRWGKPVGRKRRPIKVYANGVEEESAEALPAEMRRELGAVEDSTVSQQEKKDGSYKMNHFRWSGPPTSKRYGGFMKSWDERSQKPLLTLFKNIINKDGHQKKDH; encoded by the exons ATGGTTAAAGAAGCGAGAATGGGGTGTCCTGTGTGGATGTTGGCTTTGGCTATGCTGTGTGCAAGTGGCTCCGAGGTTAGAGCCCAGTGCTGGGAGAACATTGGCTGCAGAGATCTGAGCTCTGACAGAAATATCCTG GAATGCATCAAGTTGTGCAGATCTGAGCTTACAGAAGAGTCTCCTATCTACCCTGGAGATGGTCACCTCCAGCCCCTCTTGCTCATGCCCAATGAAATCCCTGCTGCCACACTTTCCACCCCACAAGAGGATGAAGCTCCAGAGTCTGGTCCACAACATGAAGACAAGCGCTCCTACTCCATGGAACACTTCCGATGGGGTAAGCCTGTGGGTCGCAAACGCCGGCCCATTAAGGTGTACGCCAATGGGGTGGAGGAAGAGTCAGCCGAGGCCCTGCCGGCAGAGATGAGGCGCGAGTTAGGTGCTGTTGAGGACAGCACCGTCAGCCAGCAAGAGAAGAAAGATGGTTCCTATAAGATGAATCACTTTCGCTGGAGTGGCCCACCCACCAGCAAACGCTACGGAGGTTTCATGAAGTCTTGGGATGAGCGCAGCCAAAAGCCACTGCTCACACTTTTCAAGAACATCATCAACAAAGACGGACACCAGAAGAAGGACCACTGA